One part of the Entelurus aequoreus isolate RoL-2023_Sb linkage group LG05, RoL_Eaeq_v1.1, whole genome shotgun sequence genome encodes these proteins:
- the LOC133649962 gene encoding uncharacterized protein K02A2.6-like yields the protein MKGKFKKRADQVEAETKPSDPETTDSDGVGGLHVVEVEKSVKHDSAASAIIWVRPKVEGQTIEMELDTGAAVSIISEKVYNAKFSQLRLRTTNLLLRSYTGQVMTPLGVIKVDVRLNKQRARLPLYVVKGDALSLFGREWLRKVKLDWTMIKTIRATHPIQEDRTMATVLDSHARVFQEGLGTLKGFEVALTLKPVHQPKFFQARAVPYALRPKVEEELERLEQGGVLSPVQFSEWATPIVPIFKKNGKVRICGDFKVTLNPALCAEHYPIPRIEDLFASLAGGQRFSKLDLANAYLQLPVQESSRKYLTITTQKGMFCYNRLPFGITSAPSIFQRVMDQVLQGLPNVHCFLDDILVTGENDADHLKNLDAVLGRLGKFGLRVQKEKCEFFKSSLEYLGHVIDKKGLHKSPEKLKAIAEAPAPINVSQLRSFLGLINYYGRFVKNMATMLSPLHELLHTGVAWKWSPECEKAFKVAKDHLQSEQVLTHYDPRLPLRIACDASPYGVGAVLSHVMPGGEERPIAFASRTLSKAEQNYAQIEREALGIIFGVRKFHAYLYGCHFTLLTDHRPLTSILSPSKATPPMAAARLQRWALVLAAHNYTIQYRKAADHGNADGLSRLPLQVAHGEKPDAVDRVTVHHLETLPVDSEDIRKGTKYDPVLSRVVDMVVSGQFVGTVGQNDALAPFYMRRDELTVIQGCLLWGSRVVVPPALRPQLLKELHAGHPGMVKMKAIARSHVWWPGLDAQIEQQARTCSTCQRNQKNPALSPLHTWPWPGSPWQRIHVDFVGPFEGHMFLVVVDAYSKWPEVQVMKTTTTEKTVQALRSMFARNGVPETLVSDNGPQFTAAEFGAFLRANGVKHKRSAPFHPATNGQAERFVQTLKRSLKASRGTFTLQHRVEAFLLSYRNAPHMTTSESPAMLFLRRRLRSRLDLVKLNVSATVELAQEGQRERRDLVAKDRRFAVGEAVLVRDYRRGEEKWMPGLVASQEGPVSYSVDVGAGALWRRHTEQMRAGDRALLVPTGPEQPAVPSELTIGAQPVAPPPSPARGDALGTGTVAPKPGGSPRRRADVGAPGRRYPLRVTRAPDRLNL from the coding sequence ATGAAAGGAAAATTCAAAAAGAGGGCCGATCAGGTAGAGGCGGAGACTAAGCCCAGCGACCCAGAGACAACAGATTCAGATGGGGTGGGAGGCTTACATGTAGTGGAGGTAGAAAAAAGCGTTAAACATGATAGCGCTGCGTCAGCGATTATCTGGGTTAGACCCAAAGTGGAGGGACAAACTATAGAAATGGAGTTAGACACAGGTGCGGCAGTGTCGATCATTTCAGAAAAAGTATACAATGCTAAATTTAGCCAGTTACGCCTCCGTACCACCAACCTACTGTTGAGATCGTATACAGGGCAGGTTATGACACCCTTGGGGGTAATAAAAGTAGACGTGCGTCTCAACAAACAACGGGCACGTCTCCCCCTGTATGTGGTTAAGGGTGACGCTCTCTCTCTTTTTGGACGAGAATGGTTGCGAAAAGTAAAGTTAGATTGGACAATGATTAAAACTATTCGAGCTACACATCCCATACAGGAAGACCGCACAATGGCGACAGTACTAGACAGCCATGCCAGGGTGTTCCAAGAAGGTCTAGGTACACTAAAGGGCTTTGAGGTGGCGTTAACCCTCAAGCCGGTGCATCAACCGAAGTTCTTCCAAGCACGGGCGGTGCCGTATGCACTTCGGCCgaaggtggaggaggaattagagCGTTTGGAACAGGGGGGCGTACTGTCTCCAGTACAGTTTAGTGAATGGGCTACTCCAATTGtacccatttttaaaaaaaatgggaaaGTACGTATATGCGGAGATTTTAAAGTGACCTTGAATCCCGCGCTTTGTGCTGAACACTACCCCATTCCGAGGATAGAAGATCTTTTCGCATCGCTAGCAGGGGGGCAGCGTTTCAGCAAATTAGATCTGGCGAACGCATATTTACAGTTGCCGGTTCAGGAAAGCTCCCGTAAATATCTGACCATTACCACGCAGAAGGGAATGTTTTGCTATAACCGTCTTCCCTTCGGGATCACCTCTGCGCCGTCAATCTTTCAGCGAGTCATGGACCAAGTGTTGCAGGGCCTCCCCAACGTCCATTGTTTCCTGGACGACATTTTGGTGACTGGGGAGAACGATGCAGATCACCTAAAAAACTTAGATGCAGTGTTGGGCCGATTGGGAAAATTCGGTTTGCGAGTACAGAAGGAGAAATGTGAATTCTTCAAGAGTTCATTAGAATATTTGGGGCATGTCATTGATAAAAAAGGGCTACATAAGTCCCCAGAGAAGCTTAAGGCCATAGCGGAGGCCCCAGCCCCCATTAATGTGAGTCAGCTCCGTTCTTTTTTGGGCCTGATAAACTATTATGGGCGTTTTGTTAAAAACATGGCAACCATGCTCAGCCCGTTACATGAGCTGTTGCACACCGGAGTGGCATGGAAGTGGTCACCAGAGTGCGAGAAAGCCTTTAAGGTAGCAAAAGACCATTTGCAATCAGAACAGGTGCTAACGCATTATGACCCCAGGTTGCCCCTGCGGATAGCGTGTGACGCGTCGCCGTATGGGGTGGGCGCGGTACTTTCGCACGTGATGCCCGGTGGTGAGGAGAGACCCATAGCCTTTGCCTCTAGGACACTGAGCAAGGCAGAGCAAAATTATGCTCAGATTGAAAGGGAGGCGCTGGGAATTATTTTTGGGGTACGTAAATTCCACGCCTATTTGTACGGGTGCCATTTTACACTACTCACAGATCACAGACCGCTGACAAGTATATTGAGTCCCAGTAAGGCGACGCCACCTATGGCGGCCGCACGACTGCAGCGGTGGGCGTTAGTGTTAGCGGCACACAACTACACAATCCAATACAGGAAAGCAGCAGATCATGGGAATGCAGATGGTCTCTCACGGTTGCCACTGCAGGTAGCGCATGGGGAAAAGCCAGACGCAGTAGATAGGGTGACAGTACATCACCTTGAGACACTCCCAGTGGACAGTGAAGATATTAGGAAGGGAACTAAATATGACCCAGTGCTCTCTAGGGTAGTAGATATGGTAGTTTCAGGCCAGTTTGTTGGAACAGTTGGGCAGAATGACGCGTTGGCACCCTTCTACATGCGACGAGACGAACTGACGGTGATCCAGGGGTGTTTGCTATGGGGCAGTAGAGTGGTGGTGCCTCCAGCGTTGAGACCGCAGCTTCTGAAGGAACTACATGCCGGGCACCCAGGCATGGTCAAGATGAAGGCCATTGCACGGAGCCATGTCTGGTGGCCGGGGTTAGACGCCCAGATTGAACAGCAGGCCAGGACATGCTCTACGTGTCAACGGAACCAAAAGAACCCGGCGCTCTCCCCACTACACACCTGGCCGTGGCCGGGATCTCCATGGCAACGGATCCATGTGGACTTTGTGGGGCCGTTCGAAGGACACATGTTCTTGGTGGTGGTAGATGCGTACTCTAAGTGGCCGGAAGTACAGGTGATGAAAACGACGACGACGGAGAAGACTGTACAGGCCCTGAGGAGTATGTTTGCCCGCAACGGAGTACCAGAGACACTGGTTAGTGACAATGGGCCACAATTCACAGCGGCAGAGTTCGGGGCATTTCTCCGGGCAAACGGAGTGAAGCACAAAAGGTCAGCGCCGTTTCACCCCGCCACGAACGGTCAAGCAGAGCGTTTTGTGCAGACGCTGAAGCGTTCATTGAAAGCGTCTAGGGGAACATTTACGCTGCAACATCGAGTGGAGGCATTTTTACTCAGCTACAGGAATGCGCCTCACATGACGACGAGTGAGTCTCCGGCTATGCTCTTCCTGCGCCGTCGGCTCCGCTCTCGCTTGGACCTTGTGAAGCTGAACGTGTCGGCTACGGTGGAGCTGGCGCAGGAGGGCCAACGAGAACGCAGAGATCTGGTGGCTAAGGACAGACGGTTTGCAGTGGGGGAGGCCGTGCTGGTGCGTGATTATCGACGGGGGGAGGAGAAGTGGATGCCTGGACTGGTGGCATCACAAGAGGGACCGGTATCCTACTCCGTGGATGTGGGGGCAGGCGCACTCTGGAGACGTCACACAGAGCAGATGAGAGCCGGTGACCGTGCGCTTTTGGTTCCCACTGGTCCAGAGCAACCAGCTGTGCCGAGTGAACTGACAATTGGGGCCCAGCCGGTTGCTCCCCCCCCTTCTCCGGCAAGAGGGGATGCTCTGGGAACCGGGACAGTCGCCCCCAAGCCAGGAGGGTCACCCAGACGGAGAGCGGATGTTGGCGCGCCAGGCCGGAGGTATCCACTCCGGGTTACCAGAGCTCCAGACCGCCTTAATCTCTGA